AGTCGGCGCGCACGATCAGCAGCGGGCCGGCACCGCAGCGTCGCGCGGTGGCCAGCGCGTCGGACAGCAGCCGCGCCGCGCCGCGGGCGGAGTTCGTCGATCCTTTCCGCAGCCGGGACGCGATGATCACCGGAGCGGCGGCCGGGGTGGACAGCGTGGCCAGCAACGCGTTGAGGCCTTTCACCTTCGAATACCCGTAGCCGGCACCTTGTTTGGCGTAACCGTGCGTCGCGCGGATGGTGTCATCGATGTCCAGGAACGCGAGCTGATCGGCCGCCGGCAGCAACGGTGTCCGCTGCGCCAGCCCGACCAGCACGCTCGCCGCGAGCGAGTCGAGCTGACGCACGTGGCCGAAGGTAAAGCAGCGCAGGAACGTGCCTAGCGTCGAGGGCGCCCGCACCCCGTCGAACAGGCGGTCCATGCCGCCGTGGCGCAGCAGATCCATGTCATCGATGCTGTCCGCGCCGGCGACCATGCCCGCGACCAGCGCCGGCACCTTCAGGTGCGCGTTCGGCGACGGCACGCTCAGCCGCTGCCCGACCAGATCCGCCAGACCGCACGAGTCGGCCAGTCGCAGCACCGGCTCCAGCCCGCCGCACGACACCAGATTCGGATCATCGAAGCGTGCTGACACCGCCGCCGCAGCATGAGAAGCTTGCATTTCGCGGATGCCCTTCTGTTCAAGATCGATGTGACCTTCGCAAGCCACATTCTCCTTGCACAGCAGGGCATTCGTCCGTTACGACAGGCCCCGGCCCACTACCTCATCGGTGGATCCGGGTTCAGTACGAAACGCGGGCCCTACACGTCTTGGGTCCAGTCGGCAATCGTGCGCACAAGTTGCCTGGAGCAAGAAGGCTAAGCAGTCACGATGCAGGCGGCGCCTTGAAGGGAGAGCTCTTCGATTGACACTTCCCGCATCTTGAACTTCTGAACCTTGCCGGTCACGGTCATAGGAAACTCCTGCGTGATCCGGAGGTAGCGCGGGATCTTGTAGTGGGAGAGCTTGCCGTGGCAGAACTGGCGCAGATCTTCCTCACCGAACGTCGCGCCGTCGCGGAGTCGTACCCAGGCGCAGAGCTCTTCGCCGTATTTCGCGTCGGGGACACCGATGACTTGTGCATCCAGGATGTCCGGATGCGTGTATAGAAACTCTTCGATCTCCCGTGGATAGACGTTTTCGCCGCCGCGAATCACCATGTCCTTCGAGCGGCCAACGATCGAGATGTAACCGTCCATATCCATCATAGCGAGATCACCGGTATGTATGAAGCCTTCCGAATCTACAGCTTCGCTGGTCATCTCCGGATCGTCCCAATATCCGAGCATCAGCCCGTAGCCAGCAGTGCACAACTCGCCCGTCTCGCCCCGTTCTACGATTTCGCCGCTCGATCGGTCGACAATTTTTATGGTCACGTGCGGATGAACTCGGCCGACCGTCGCCGTCCGGTGTTCCAACGTGTCGTCGGCCTTCGTCTGCGTGGAAACCGGTGAGGTTTCGGTCATACCGTAGGCGATAGTGACTTCTGGCATGAACTCCGAGACGTTTTTCATGACCTCAACCGGGCAGGGAGAGCCAGCCATAATGCCGGTTCGAAGCGAGGAGAGGTCGTAGGAGTCCAAATCCTCCAGTGCCAGTTCAGCGATGAACATCGTCGGCACGCCATAAAGGGACGTGCAGCGTTCCGAAGCGACCGCGGAGAGCGTTGCCGCGGGATCGAACGCAGGTGCTGGAATGACGACGCTCGCACCGTGGGTTAGCGCAGCGAGGTTGCCCATCACCATTCCGAAGCAGTGGTAGAACGGGACCGGGACGCAGATGCGGTCGTCCGGCGTGTAGTTGCATGCCTCCCCCACTAGGAATCCGTTCCCCAGGATATTCCGGTGAGAAAGGGTCGCACCCTTTGGAAATCCGGTCGTCCCAGATGTGTACTGAATATTGATAGGATCGGTCGGGGAGAGTTCGACATCCGGGATCTGCTCTCCGCCTGCTCCCGTCCGCAGCGCGTCCCACTCTGCGGTCCCAAAGAATACCGATGGCAAGTTCGGGGCTGCTTCGATGGCCATCGCGACGTAATCGCTCGTCTTGAACTTGGATGCAGCGATGAGCAGAGATACCCCTGCCTGCTTCATCACGTAGGCGAGTTCGTTAGTTCTGTACGCCGGATTGACGGTTACCAGGATCGCACCAAGGCGGGCGGTTGCATATTGAACGATCACCCACTCAGCGCAATTGGGCGCCCAAATACCGACTCTGTCGCCGCGGCTTACCCCACGAGCAATCAGGCCGCGCGCGACGCCGTCTACTTCGGCTGACAACTCCGAATACGTCAGGCGCACGCCCTGCTCGACTGAGACAAGAGCGTCGTTCGATGGCCACGCAGACACGGCAGCATCGAGGGCACGGCCGATCGTCCACCCAGGCAGCAGCGGCTCCTCGGGGCCGGCATCAAGTGCAAGGGACATGTTGATTCCTCTCGATTGCGTCTGCCGCGGGGAATGGTGCAACTGGTCGTGGCCGGTTCGGGCGGGTCGCGTGGCAGTCACTTCGGCGGGTTGGTGCGCGGCGCCTGTCTTTTCGGCACGGGAGGAGATCGCCTGCCATCGAGCCGCAGGTGAAGGAGTCCGGACGATCGCGCTCTAGCTGGGTCGCTCACCATCCAGCACGACCGATCCCGCTGGTCGGTGGCGGCGGGCGCTGCGGGTCGGCTCACGGGCTTTCGTGCCCCCACTGTCGATCAACGAAGCTACGAATCTGGCCCGCTCGCTCGCGGTCCTCTGGAGCGGTACCGAGGAAGCCTCCGTGGCCTTGCGCTTCGAAGACGTGCAGGTCCGCAGGGATGCCAGCCGCGCGAAGTGCGCGGTGCAGACGGACGGTGTCGGACAGCAGACGATCACGTGTGCCAGATATCAGCAAGGTCGACGGGAAGCCCTGCGTGAAGTCTGCGAACAGCGGTGATAGGTATGGATTGCACAGATCATGGCCGCCGGCATACACCGCGACGGCGGTTAGGGCATCTCCGACCAACACCGTGTCGATACCTTCGTTCGTCCGCCAGGTGTCACCAGCCCCGGTCAGGTCAGTGCTCGGAGTGGATAAAACGGCGCCTGCCGGTAACGCCAACCCTTCATCCCGCGCGCGTAGGGCCAGCGCGGCAGCAAGATTGGCACCGGCAGAGACCCCGCCGATGATGATGTCCTGTGGCGAGCGGACCTCTAGAATTGCTCGATAGACCTTGAGACAGTCGGTCAGCGGGGCCGGGTACGGGTGATCGGGTGGCATGCGGTAGTCGACTGCCCAAACTTGGGCGCCAACCGTCATAGCTGTTCCCACCGCAACAGCGCGACAGATATCCCCGCCAGCCATCATCCAGGCGCCACCGTGGATGTCCATGTACACGCGCCGGTCATCGGCGTTCAAGCCCCGAGGGGTAACCACGTACACGGTCACGCCGTCGATGTCGACGTCTTCAATCTGTACATCGGCCGTGCGACTCTGACCGGCTCCGGTCGGATCGCCGGCGCCTGCAGCGACCAGCGTTCTCAGTTGCTCGTCCACTGCGGCTATCCTCGACCGCCATCCCTCGATGTCATTCGTCGGTGGCCAGTCAGGGATCGGGCCGGGGATGCCGCGAGCGAGCATTGCCTGGGCTTCAGGGCTAATCGATGCCGGAACCGGGATGTCGCGCGCGGGCACCTGAAGCGTTCCGCACTTCTCGTCATCTGGCGTCATAGCAGTCCCTTACGTGGGCGCGCTCTACCGCGAGGTACGCGTGACGAGCTTGCTCCTGGGAGCGTCTGGCACGGCAGGAGAGCAAAACGACGCCGCGCCTCATCAAGCGCGGGCGGCTGTCGCAAGAGTTCCTTGGAGCTTCTGCGACCCGGCACGGCACTCGACGAAAGACGATCGTGTGGTCATTGCAATCGTATTCAAGGCTACGTTCCGGGACGCAGACCGTCAAGAGTGCGCTGAGTCTGGTCCACAGCGCACTCGGCCTGAGTTCCCAGCTCGGGGCTCGTCCTCCTTGGCTGAGGCGGACCGTGGTTATCCCGCCTTCACGCCGGGCGTCGACCTCGGGCGTGTGTGGATCGAGGCTGCGACGTACTCGGCGAGGGGGCGGCGCGCCGGCAAACTAACCGTACTGGAGGCAGTGCTGCACCGCGGGCTCACCGCCGCCCGAAGACGATCATGGGGCGTAAGGGTGCCGACGTTCTCGAACGCACTTCCCCGATGGGGGTCGCTCGCAGTCAGCCAGCGCCGAGTCGTTGCACGATGAACTGCGCGATCGCGAAACTGGCCGTGGCAGCAGGCGAGGGCGCATTGCGCACCGATAGCACGCGACCGTGCCGTTCGATAACGAAATCGTCGACGAGCGCGCCGCTGTCAGATACGGCCTGAGCCCGCACGCCGGCGCCTGGACGGACTAGATCGCGCGTCCGTAGCTCAGGGATGTATGAGCGAGCGCGCCGGGCGAACAGCGACTTGAGGAGCGAGCCAGCGAGTTCGTAGATGCCGGTGCGCCAGTGGCTGCGGGCCATACGCCAGGTCCCGGACCAGCCTGCAAGTTCGGCTACGTCCGCGAGGCGGACATCGCGGCGCCGATAGCCTTCCCGGGCCAGCGCCAGAACCGCGTTGGGGCCGACCGATACGCCAGCGCCGCCGATCAGCTTGGTGAAATGCGTTCCGAGGAAGGGGTAGCGCGGGTCGGGCACCGGATAAATGAGTCCGTTGACCAGCACAGCGCGATCCCTGCGCAGGTGGTAATACTCGCCGCGGAAGGGGACGATCTGCGGGCCGCGGCTGCCACCAGCCATCCGTGAGACGCGATCGGTCTGCAGTCCCGCGCATATGACCAACCGGCGGGCCATGACCGGGCCGCCGGTCGTGCCGACTTCGACGCGATCCCCGCGATCCCCGATTGCCTGCACCTGACAGCCGAGGCGTATCTCGCCGCCGAGCCGCAAAACATCCTGGGCAATCGCGCGGGTGATCGCGCCGAAGTCGACGATCGCCGTTGAGGGCGAGAGCAACGCCGCGTAGGCACGGCAGTGCGGCTCCCTCGCCCGGACCGCGGCCGGGCCGATGATCCGGACGCCCGGCACGCCGGCATCGGTAGCGCGCTCGAACAGCCTCTCCAGAGCCGGCATCTCGTGCAGGTCACGCGCGACGACGAGCTTGCCGCACTCGTCGTAGGCCAGTCCGTGTTCGGCGCAGAATTCGCGAAGCAGGCCGACGCCGCGGCGGCAGAGTTGCGACTTAGCCGAGCCGGGCTTGTAATACAGCCCCGCATGGACCACGCCGCTGTTGTGTCCGGTCTGGTGCGCGCCGACCGTCGACTCCTTGTCCAGTACTACCACCGAGTAGCCCGGCCGGGTGAGCAACAACTCGCGCGCAACCGCGAGGCCGACGATGCCGGCGCCGATGATGCAGTAGTCGGCGACCGGCGAGAAGACGCGCATTTGATCAGCCGAATCGTACGGCCGCGGTCTTCACCCGGGTATAGAACTGCAACCCTTGCACGCCCTGCTCCTTGAACGCGGAACCGGAGTCCCGGAACCCGCCGAATGGGTGGTGGACGTCCCAGCCCGAGGTCGGCAGGTTCACCGCGATCTGGCCGGTGTCGACCTCAGCGATCGCCCGCTCCGCCGTCGCCAGTGAGGTCGTGAACACGGACGCGGAGAGCCCGTACGCGGAGGCATTCGCCAGCGCGATCGCCTCGTCCACCGACTCGGCGCGCCACGCGGCCAGCACCGGGCCGAACACCTCTTCCTGCCACAGCGCCGTCCCCGGCCCGACGCCGGCCAGCAGCGTGGGCGCGAAGAAGCAACCGTGGGCGAGGTTGGGCTTGTCGGGCACCGAGCCGCCGGCAAGCAGTTCCGCACCGGCGTCGATGGCGCAGTGGACCTGCCCCTGCACGGACGCCCGGTGGTCGAGGGTGACGAGCGGGCCCATTGCGGTGGCTGGATCGAGCGACGGGCCGACGGCAATCTTGGTAACGCGCCGCGCTAACTCGTCGATCAGCCGGTCATGTACGCCCGCGCAGGCGATGAGACGGCTCGTCGCGGTGCATCGCTGGCCGGCCTGTCCGAAGGCAGCGCCGAGGATCGCCTCGACCGCGAGGTCGATGTCCGCGTCGTCGGCGACGATCGCCGCGTTCTTCCCGCCCATTTCGGTTTGCAGCCGGACGTTCCTGGGCGCCAGCCGGCTTCGCAGCGCGTTGCCCACCGCATTGGACCCGGTGAACGTCACCCCGGCCAGTCGGCGATCGTCGAGAACCGTCTCGTCGAGAATGCTCGGAGTGCAGACGAGCACGCCGAGTGCGTCGTCCGGCAGCCCCGCGTCACGTAACACGTCCTCGAGGATCAGCGCGGCCAACGGGGTATCGCGGGCTGGCTTGAGCAGGACCTGGTTTGCCGCCGCCAGCGCTGGGGCAAGCTTGCGCGCTGGGGTCAGGAGGGGGTCGTTCCATGGGCAGATCGCCAGGACGAGACCGATCGGTTCCGTGAGCACGCGGGCGTGAGAGTTAGGCCGCGCGTCGGCAAGCAGTGTCCCTTGCGCCGAGCGCGCAAGCGCGCCATAGAATTCGAAGAAGTCAGCACTCTTCTCCACCTCGACCCGGGCCTCGCGCAGCACCTTGCCGTTCTCGGAGGCGATGATTTCCGCGAACTGCTCCTTGCGCTCGCGCAGGATCGCGGCGGCGCGCAGTAGCACGGCTCCGCGCTCGATGGCCGGAGTCCGCCGCCACCGCGAGGATTCCGCGACGATGTCGACCAGCTCTCGCGCCTGCGCGGCCGACAGTGGCGCGTAGCGCGCCAGCACTCGCCGCTGATCGGACGGGTCGAGATCGTCCATCTCGTCCGGAGCGGCACCGGCTTCCGCACGGGTTCCGATGCGATGGGTGATGGTCTTCAATTCGAAAGCTCCGCAGCTCGCGCGGCAGCCTCGAGGTCGCCGCGAAACCACGCGGCGTACAGCGCCTGGACGGCAGACGAGGCCATCGGGACGGGGTTGGTCGGGCGGGGGTACACG
This genomic stretch from Jatrophihabitans cynanchi harbors:
- the lhgO gene encoding L-2-hydroxyglutarate oxidase, translated to MRVFSPVADYCIIGAGIVGLAVARELLLTRPGYSVVVLDKESTVGAHQTGHNSGVVHAGLYYKPGSAKSQLCRRGVGLLREFCAEHGLAYDECGKLVVARDLHEMPALERLFERATDAGVPGVRIIGPAAVRAREPHCRAYAALLSPSTAIVDFGAITRAIAQDVLRLGGEIRLGCQVQAIGDRGDRVEVGTTGGPVMARRLVICAGLQTDRVSRMAGGSRGPQIVPFRGEYYHLRRDRAVLVNGLIYPVPDPRYPFLGTHFTKLIGGAGVSVGPNAVLALAREGYRRRDVRLADVAELAGWSGTWRMARSHWRTGIYELAGSLLKSLFARRARSYIPELRTRDLVRPGAGVRAQAVSDSGALVDDFVIERHGRVLSVRNAPSPAATASFAIAQFIVQRLGAG
- a CDS encoding AMP-binding protein, giving the protein MSLALDAGPEEPLLPGWTIGRALDAAVSAWPSNDALVSVEQGVRLTYSELSAEVDGVARGLIARGVSRGDRVGIWAPNCAEWVIVQYATARLGAILVTVNPAYRTNELAYVMKQAGVSLLIAASKFKTSDYVAMAIEAAPNLPSVFFGTAEWDALRTGAGGEQIPDVELSPTDPINIQYTSGTTGFPKGATLSHRNILGNGFLVGEACNYTPDDRICVPVPFYHCFGMVMGNLAALTHGASVVIPAPAFDPAATLSAVASERCTSLYGVPTMFIAELALEDLDSYDLSSLRTGIMAGSPCPVEVMKNVSEFMPEVTIAYGMTETSPVSTQTKADDTLEHRTATVGRVHPHVTIKIVDRSSGEIVERGETGELCTAGYGLMLGYWDDPEMTSEAVDSEGFIHTGDLAMMDMDGYISIVGRSKDMVIRGGENVYPREIEEFLYTHPDILDAQVIGVPDAKYGEELCAWVRLRDGATFGEEDLRQFCHGKLSHYKIPRYLRITQEFPMTVTGKVQKFKMREVSIEELSLQGAACIVTA
- a CDS encoding aldehyde dehydrogenase family protein, which gives rise to MKTITHRIGTRAEAGAAPDEMDDLDPSDQRRVLARYAPLSAAQARELVDIVAESSRWRRTPAIERGAVLLRAAAILRERKEQFAEIIASENGKVLREARVEVEKSADFFEFYGALARSAQGTLLADARPNSHARVLTEPIGLVLAICPWNDPLLTPARKLAPALAAANQVLLKPARDTPLAALILEDVLRDAGLPDDALGVLVCTPSILDETVLDDRRLAGVTFTGSNAVGNALRSRLAPRNVRLQTEMGGKNAAIVADDADIDLAVEAILGAAFGQAGQRCTATSRLIACAGVHDRLIDELARRVTKIAVGPSLDPATAMGPLVTLDHRASVQGQVHCAIDAGAELLAGGSVPDKPNLAHGCFFAPTLLAGVGPGTALWQEEVFGPVLAAWRAESVDEAIALANASAYGLSASVFTTSLATAERAIAEVDTGQIAVNLPTSGWDVHHPFGGFRDSGSAFKEQGVQGLQFYTRVKTAAVRFG
- a CDS encoding alpha/beta hydrolase fold domain-containing protein, which encodes MDEQLRTLVAAGAGDPTGAGQSRTADVQIEDVDIDGVTVYVVTPRGLNADDRRVYMDIHGGAWMMAGGDICRAVAVGTAMTVGAQVWAVDYRMPPDHPYPAPLTDCLKVYRAILEVRSPQDIIIGGVSAGANLAAALALRARDEGLALPAGAVLSTPSTDLTGAGDTWRTNEGIDTVLVGDALTAVAVYAGGHDLCNPYLSPLFADFTQGFPSTLLISGTRDRLLSDTVRLHRALRAAGIPADLHVFEAQGHGGFLGTAPEDRERAGQIRSFVDRQWGHESP